TATCTTATCTATCCTTACAAAAAGAATAAGATCCCTGTGGTATTCGTTCACGGCTTAGCCTCTTCTCCTTTTATTTGGTTTCCTATGATCAACGAGCTTTTGGCCGACCCTAAGATCAAGGATAAGTATCAATTTTGGGTCTACTGGTATCCTACCGGAACGCCCATGCCCTTGTCCGCAGCCGATCTGAGGGATACATTAAAGGATTTGAGAAACGTGTACGATCCGAAAAAGGAGGATAAGGCCTTCGAGCGGATGGTAATCGTGGGCCATAGCATGGGGGGGCTACTCGCTAAGCTAATGGTGACACGCACTTCCAGAGAGGATTGGCTTCGTTCGGTCAATATACCTCTTTCAAAATACGAATCTTTAAGTCCGGATCTGAGAGAGGAATTCGATCGGATCATACAATTCCAACCCTTGCCGTTCGTGAAAAGGGTCGTGTTTATCGCTACGCCTCATAAAGGCTCCAATCTTGCCGAAGGCATCTTGGGATCCATAGCGAGGATTTTATTCGTTTTACCTAAAGGACTCGCTACGAATGTCGCTAAAGCTTACAAGGCCTTAATACCGGACGGAAAAGACGATTTGAATCTACGGGAATCTTACGGTCTGGATGGCCTTTCGCCGAATAGTTATTTCATGAAAGTAACTGGTCATCTGAAACCCGAAGTAAAATTTCATTCCATCATCGGAAATTCGAAATTTAGAGATTTAGAATGGATCAACGACTCAGTTGTTCCTTACGATAGCTCCCATCTCGACGGGGCCGAATCCGAACTTTTAGTGGAATCCGATCATTCCGTCCAGGAACATATGCCTACGATTTTGGAGATCAAACGGATCCTATTGGAACATATCTCTCAATCGGGAAATTAAGACAAATTTTTCCGATTTTTTTCTCATTCCGTTCGGAATAATTTTCTATCTCCTTCTATATATCCCAATTTGAATATAAATCCGTTCCGATGCGGCCGATATTTTTAGGATCGCGGTCGGTCGTAGCGAAATCCAATTTTGTTTTTAGATTAAATAGGGACAGAGTCTCCCATTTATCCAATTTGGGATATTTGTATTACAAATACATTGTTTATCGAAAATTAATTTAGTTTATAGGATTTTTATTTGCATAGAATGAGGTGCCGATCTTTTGTTTCAAAAAAAATAAAGTGAGAATCTCTATGATTAGATTTTTAGTTTCTATGTTTTTGGTGCTGAGTGTGAGTTTTGCGAGTATCTCGTGCGCGGATAGCGAGTTGAACCCTTTTAATACCAAAGACGATCAGGATAAAGCTTTCGATAATTTTCTGAAGCTTTGGGTTTTGACGACCGCTGCCGCAAATGCCGCAGCAAGTTCTCCTCCCCCATGGTGGACTCCTACTTCCTTCGATTCCAAGCAGGCTAAGGAGGAGTGGAGTCGGTTGGATCCGACTCAAAGAGAGGAGATCTGCGTTCTTGCTTTAGGAAACGGCACGGTTCCTCCGGAAGGTTTCTGCGATAAGTAAAAAGGTATAAGAGGGCGGAGTCCGGTCTTCTTCCTATAGGAAGGGAGTTGCGGATTCCGTCTCGAAATCCGTGTCCAAAAGTTTTTTAACCGGGGAGCATTCCTTTCCAGAGCCAGTCGAAAGATTCGCTTAAGGAATGTTCCAAATCTCCCTCCAGCATCCAAAGGTTTTTGGAGGCAAAGGCCTCCTTGATTTCTTTGGGAGGATTATGATGTTGCCAAAGCATGAGTCCTAAGAAATAAAAACGTAATATGAATTGTCTTGTGACGGCGATCGTCAGCCTCGGCTCTCTTTGTACCCAGGCTCGGGCTAAAGCGTCCATTCCTTCGGAGCTTTTTAGTTTGAACTCGTAGAGAAAATCCGTATCCACATTACTTTCTAGAATCCCTGGAATGATGGATCCTAGAAACATGAATACGTCGTTTTGGGTGAATTGCTTCAGAATCTTCTTCTTTAGCGTGTCTAAGCTATAATTCTTTTCTTGGAGTGCTTCGGCAATTTCTTGGAAAAAAATTTCCGTCTCCCTGAGGTGGAGACTAAGGAAGATTTCTTCCCTAGTCTTGAAGTAGAAATAAATCACGCCTTTCGTGACCCCCGCTTCTTCTGCCACGTCTTGGGCGGTGGGGAGCGGGTGTTTGGATTTTTCCAAGAGAGTCCGCAAAGCGGTCACGATGGATCGCTTTCTGACCTCTTTTTCCTCGGGATTGCGGGCTCTTTTCTTGTCCACTTCCTGGAAACTATACTCAAACGGAGAGTATCCAGTCAACCGTCTCTCGCAGCGAATTTCGTACAGGCATGGGTTTCCATTTGAATTCCTTAGCGAGTCGGTCCGAATTATATGCCTGCTTTCTCTGCAGATAGTCTTGGACGATCTTTGCGTTCACGGTTCTCTCCGCGCCTGTGATCTTATGCTTTAGATAATCCAGGGCAGGCATGACTCGAACGATAAAAGAAGGTAATTCTTTCCCGGTTGTAAATGTCTTAGGTCGGATTTCCTTGATCGCCTGGCAGACTTCGGAAACGGAAAGACTTTCCGCAGTGGCAATGTATCGCCCTTTGGCGGAAGAATTCTCGTATACGTTTAGATGGGCCAGGGCTACGTCTCTTACGTCCACATAGGAGAAAGTCATCTTGGGAGCGAAAGGCACCTGTCCTTGCAAAACGTCTCGGATCAATTTCAGGGAGGAGGTGGGCTGCGAGAATTGAGGTCCTAAGATCGTTCCCGGTAAAACGGTGACTAGGTTCAGTCCTAATTTTTCGGCGAGTTCCCAGGCCAGTTTTTCGGAAAGAGTCTTGGAGATCGCATAAGGCTCCTTTGCTGTGTCGTTCCAGCTGGACTCGTTTAAAGGGGCCTCGTCTTCTCCTACGGTTCCAACGGCGGCTATACTGGAGGTATAGACGATCTTTTTAATTCCGGCTGCATGAGCTTCTTCTAATATGTTTTTGGTTCCTTCGATATTCGGCTTGATTACATCCTTTTGCGGATTCTTCGCATTCAGATCGAATACCGCCGCTACTTGGAAAAGACCGTCCTGGCCGGCCAATGCCTTGCGCAAGGATTCACGATCGTTTAAGTCCGCACTTACCAGTTTTACTCCTAGTTTATGAAGCTCGGCGGTTTTCTTGGAATCGTTCGCATTCCTTACTCCGGCCGTTACGTTATACCCTCTTTCTTGGAGAAGTTTTACTAAGGAGAAGCCCAGATGGCCGCTTGCTCCCGTTACCAATACGTTTTTCATACAGGTCCTCGTTTCTTTAACAATATTCTATTGGACAGTAAATAATATACTAATAGTCAATTAAATTTCAAACCAATTGTTCTTTTATCTTGGAATCATGCCATAATGGCGCATTTGGGTGAAAAATACTGAATTTGGTTGAAATTTTCGGAATCAGACTTCCTCTTTGGCTCCGACCCGCTTGGATAGAGCAGTTCATCTGAAAACATAGGGAGGCAAAAAATGAAACCGACGGAATTTCCCAAAGGAATCCCTGCGCCGGCCTTGAGGGGATTGGCTTCGATCGGAATTCAGCGACTAGATCAACTGATCGGAAAAAAGGAAGAAGAACTACTGGAGCTACACGGAGTCGGGCCGAAGGCGATTCGCTTGATTCGCGAGGCATTACGGACGGAAGGAAAGGATTTATCCTGATACGAGCGATCATTTGAGCCG
This sequence is a window from Leptospira wolffii serovar Khorat str. Khorat-H2. Protein-coding genes within it:
- a CDS encoding SDR family NAD(P)-dependent oxidoreductase, with protein sequence MKNVLVTGASGHLGFSLVKLLQERGYNVTAGVRNANDSKKTAELHKLGVKLVSADLNDRESLRKALAGQDGLFQVAAVFDLNAKNPQKDVIKPNIEGTKNILEEAHAAGIKKIVYTSSIAAVGTVGEDEAPLNESSWNDTAKEPYAISKTLSEKLAWELAEKLGLNLVTVLPGTILGPQFSQPTSSLKLIRDVLQGQVPFAPKMTFSYVDVRDVALAHLNVYENSSAKGRYIATAESLSVSEVCQAIKEIRPKTFTTGKELPSFIVRVMPALDYLKHKITGAERTVNAKIVQDYLQRKQAYNSDRLAKEFKWKPMPVRNSLRETVDWILSV
- a CDS encoding TetR family transcriptional regulator; the encoded protein is MTGYSPFEYSFQEVDKKRARNPEEKEVRKRSIVTALRTLLEKSKHPLPTAQDVAEEAGVTKGVIYFYFKTREEIFLSLHLRETEIFFQEIAEALQEKNYSLDTLKKKILKQFTQNDVFMFLGSIIPGILESNVDTDFLYEFKLKSSEGMDALARAWVQREPRLTIAVTRQFILRFYFLGLMLWQHHNPPKEIKEAFASKNLWMLEGDLEHSLSESFDWLWKGMLPG